In the genome of Coraliomargarita sinensis, one region contains:
- a CDS encoding beta strand repeat-containing protein — MNFKPSEMHITLTRTKLPLSVVAIALSAATITVVAQTTYNFSDNSGGSEDWIDSTNWSGGAVPSTVAGDTIEFNLGLSTDLFFDLNSDRTFGNITAQLGGFDSKIMTIVEGYTITLDGGGFGTPTLDVDGGAGATLYMDALIAGSEGFIKTGGRLLALNNLNNSFTGDVQLNQGVLFVAGDGALGDASNGIDVTGNSSLQLGDGAVLNRDIFLDSDTTLDFNQGSNDVGVIAGDISGDGGIQMSGVGFSAFYDLTLESTNNTFTGDVVIGASNDGNKSLTVNSLADAVGSTLEIASSNKGNGLRFALGTGATSALVFDNRQLVLSGNKNKDVTIENTNTNTDVTININQDLLVTQTTSRNLVLDGVNEGRNTIAGISDGVDGAADSIKLVKNGAGTWILNGTNTYTGTTTVNDGILVFADKNAQASGAITAGNAGTIGLGVGVDGVSDYSDSDVSTLFNTGSLALSGGMNLGSGSGVAVDTTAGDFTLSSALTASRTLIKLGLNVLSLSGTNTYDGGTIINGGVVEAASADALGTLGDITFKGGVLRFTSASAANDYSNRIQNSTGAVSLDTNGEDVTFASIIDNTNTGGLNKAGLGTLTLSAANTFTGAITVDAGILSLGDSLALQNSVLDTSNFITGDASNGLKTTVTTLTLGGLEGTKDLDSIFTTTSGGYSGVTALTLNSQAGVSSSYSGAIADGATGMTITKAGSGFQTLSGANTYTGDTSINEGILTFANKAAKSSSSTVNVAAAGTVGLGAGGDGVTDYSETDVATLFNTGNLGGATGINLDAASGVAIDTSTGDFTQSTALTASRALSKLGANTLTLSGTNTFDGGLYIAEGKVQLGSTDALNSNVVNFYDGSTGTFALNGYSVTTNGLAGSASSSIVENGNAGAATLTIAGTGLNYSGNIQDGAGGGSLALSVSGDQTLSGVLSHTGGISVSGGNLAILNEGNTFSGDINLSGGELSLASNSDASNMLGSNNTINFTGDAQLSLAYNSTAAGDTYEQGISISDGVTATVRGSNQFYQANFTGALTGSGTLFYDSTGGNGGQFLTFSSTDNTFTGTIITNYGGNGNQGNAPVSVNSLGDGVNLVSNGTKDMDFTLGSSAVAPITLGSLTLSNTGGARIQNNSSDAASTISVSSNLVVSAAGAKTLMLGGDNTGDNSFSGNIVDGTDAVISVAKTGDGTWNLSGTNTYTGATDVNGGTLFVNGDNSAATGAVTVSAGIIGGNGTLGGDLILSDDAQFWFNPTSTLMTSAGTTVDLGDLAIADLLNLDPNLAPGTYTIIGGDATFDFSSVQNFGSANQVELGENFAYFQEGSLQLVVVPELSSFALLSGSLGLMLVMVRRRR; from the coding sequence GTGAACTTCAAGCCTTCGGAAATGCACATTACCCTAACTCGTACCAAATTGCCTCTTTCCGTGGTAGCCATCGCGCTCTCTGCTGCGACCATCACAGTTGTTGCCCAAACCACTTACAACTTCAGCGACAACAGCGGTGGTTCTGAAGATTGGATAGACAGTACGAACTGGAGTGGCGGTGCTGTGCCTAGTACCGTGGCTGGCGACACAATCGAATTCAATCTGGGGCTGAGCACGGACCTTTTCTTTGATCTCAACTCGGATCGGACTTTCGGAAATATCACTGCACAGCTCGGCGGGTTTGATAGTAAAATAATGACGATTGTTGAAGGGTACACTATCACGCTTGACGGTGGAGGGTTTGGTACGCCGACACTGGATGTTGATGGGGGTGCTGGAGCCACACTTTATATGGATGCTTTGATCGCCGGCTCCGAAGGTTTCATAAAGACCGGCGGCAGATTGCTTGCACTTAACAATTTGAACAATAGTTTTACCGGGGACGTTCAGTTGAATCAAGGTGTACTGTTCGTTGCCGGTGATGGTGCATTAGGCGATGCCAGCAACGGCATTGACGTAACCGGAAATTCGTCACTTCAACTTGGCGATGGTGCAGTCCTGAATCGGGACATATTCCTGGACTCCGATACCACTCTTGATTTTAACCAAGGCAGTAATGATGTTGGAGTCATTGCCGGCGATATTTCGGGTGACGGCGGAATACAAATGAGCGGTGTGGGCTTTAGCGCATTCTACGACCTTACTCTCGAGAGTACGAACAACACGTTTACTGGAGATGTTGTTATTGGCGCAAGCAATGACGGCAACAAAAGTCTGACAGTAAACAGCCTTGCCGATGCCGTGGGCAGTACACTTGAAATCGCCTCGTCCAATAAGGGGAATGGTTTGAGATTTGCTCTGGGGACCGGTGCAACATCAGCTCTGGTTTTTGATAATCGCCAGTTGGTCCTTTCCGGAAACAAGAATAAAGACGTTACAATTGAGAATACGAACACGAACACCGATGTTACGATTAATATCAACCAGGACTTGCTCGTTACTCAGACAACGAGTCGTAATTTAGTCTTGGACGGGGTGAATGAGGGCAGAAATACAATCGCAGGGATTTCCGACGGAGTCGATGGTGCTGCTGATTCGATCAAACTCGTCAAGAACGGGGCCGGCACCTGGATCCTGAACGGGACAAACACTTACACTGGAACAACGACTGTAAATGATGGTATCCTGGTATTTGCGGATAAGAATGCACAAGCTAGCGGTGCGATCACAGCAGGTAATGCTGGCACGATCGGCCTGGGCGTTGGTGTCGATGGTGTTTCCGACTACTCCGATTCGGATGTGTCCACCTTATTCAATACTGGAAGCTTGGCTTTGTCCGGCGGCATGAATCTTGGATCTGGTTCAGGTGTTGCAGTCGATACGACTGCCGGGGATTTTACTCTTAGTTCCGCTTTAACCGCATCCCGCACACTGATCAAGTTGGGTCTCAACGTCTTGTCTCTTTCTGGGACAAATACGTATGACGGCGGCACCATCATCAACGGTGGTGTTGTGGAAGCTGCCTCAGCTGACGCCTTGGGAACACTCGGAGACATCACTTTCAAGGGTGGGGTTTTGCGCTTCACTTCAGCCAGCGCTGCTAACGACTACTCAAATCGCATTCAAAACAGCACTGGTGCAGTCTCTTTGGACACCAATGGCGAAGACGTAACTTTTGCCAGCATTATCGACAATACCAATACCGGCGGTCTCAATAAAGCGGGACTCGGCACACTGACATTGAGTGCTGCAAATACCTTTACAGGAGCTATTACAGTCGATGCGGGTATTCTCTCACTTGGAGACTCACTGGCCCTCCAGAATAGTGTACTTGATACATCAAACTTCATAACCGGTGACGCATCAAATGGTCTGAAAACAACTGTAACCACACTAACTTTGGGCGGCCTTGAAGGAACAAAGGATCTCGACAGCATCTTCACGACAACCTCGGGTGGCTATAGCGGTGTCACCGCACTCACTCTTAATTCTCAAGCCGGTGTATCCAGTTCATATTCCGGGGCGATTGCTGACGGTGCTACCGGCATGACGATTACTAAGGCCGGCTCGGGCTTCCAAACTCTTTCTGGTGCAAATACATACACCGGAGATACATCGATCAATGAAGGTATTCTCACCTTCGCCAACAAAGCGGCTAAGTCTTCCAGCTCCACTGTGAACGTTGCAGCGGCTGGCACGGTTGGTTTGGGTGCCGGCGGTGACGGCGTTACTGATTATTCGGAAACCGATGTCGCTACACTCTTCAATACCGGTAACTTGGGAGGTGCAACTGGAATCAATCTGGACGCAGCATCCGGTGTCGCTATTGATACATCAACAGGTGATTTTACTCAAAGCACAGCACTTACGGCATCGAGAGCTCTTTCAAAATTAGGGGCGAACACTCTGACGCTTTCAGGTACAAACACCTTCGATGGGGGCCTCTACATTGCCGAAGGTAAGGTGCAACTGGGCAGCACCGACGCGCTCAATAGCAACGTGGTGAATTTTTATGATGGTAGCACCGGAACATTCGCCTTGAATGGATATAGTGTTACCACCAACGGACTTGCAGGTAGCGCGAGTTCTTCTATCGTAGAAAACGGTAATGCAGGTGCAGCGACTTTGACTATCGCGGGTACCGGTCTTAACTACTCCGGAAATATTCAGGATGGTGCCGGAGGCGGTAGTTTGGCATTGTCTGTAAGCGGTGATCAGACCTTGTCAGGCGTTCTGAGCCATACCGGAGGGATTTCTGTTAGCGGAGGTAACTTGGCTATTCTCAACGAAGGCAATACTTTCTCCGGAGATATCAACCTGTCTGGCGGAGAACTAAGTTTGGCCTCGAATAGCGATGCTTCCAATATGCTTGGATCGAACAACACTATCAATTTCACAGGAGATGCCCAACTCAGTCTTGCTTACAATAGTACAGCTGCGGGTGATACTTACGAGCAAGGGATCAGTATTTCCGATGGAGTGACTGCAACCGTTCGTGGATCCAATCAGTTTTATCAAGCGAACTTTACCGGAGCACTTACCGGAAGCGGTACGCTCTTTTATGACTCGACTGGCGGTAATGGTGGCCAGTTCCTTACTTTCTCCAGTACCGATAACACATTTACTGGTACGATTATCACCAACTACGGTGGTAATGGAAATCAAGGTAATGCACCCGTTTCAGTGAATAGCTTAGGTGATGGAGTCAACCTGGTTTCCAACGGTACGAAGGATATGGACTTTACCTTGGGTAGCAGTGCCGTTGCTCCGATCACACTCGGCAGCCTGACTCTCAGCAACACTGGTGGTGCGAGGATTCAAAATAATAGTTCTGACGCAGCTAGCACAATCTCTGTGAGCTCGAACCTTGTTGTGAGTGCAGCAGGGGCAAAGACATTGATGCTCGGAGGTGACAACACGGGCGATAACTCGTTCAGCGGGAATATTGTCGACGGTACGGACGCGGTTATCAGTGTCGCAAAAACAGGTGATGGAACCTGGAACCTTTCCGGTACGAACACTTACACCGGGGCAACCGACGTAAATGGAGGTACGCTGTTCGTTAATGGTGACAACAGTGCTGCTACCGGAGCGGTGACCGTCAGCGCTGGGATAATCGGTGGTAACGGAACCCTTGGTGGAGATCTGATTCTTTCCGATGATGCGCAGTTCTGGTTCAATCCTACCAGCACTTTAATGACATCAGCCGGTACAACTGTCGACTTGGGCGATTTGGCAATAGCGGATTTGCTCAACCTTGATCCGAATCTCGCTCCGGGTACCTACACGATCATCGGTGGTGATGCGACGTTCGATTTCAGTTCTGTTCAAAACTTCGGTTCTGCCAACCAAGTTGAATTAGGTGAGAACTTCGCCTACTTCCAAGAAGGCAGTTTGCAATTGGTCGTTGTTCCAGAGCTATCTTCTTTTGCCCTCCTGTCGGGTTCCCTTGGGTTGATGTTGGTTATGGTACGTCGTCGCCGATAA
- a CDS encoding NAD(P)/FAD-dependent oxidoreductase: MITNKEEFVTCSGVLLKQVVFRNMESMLVPGLHFAGDCLDMMELAAVQLPGGLDERTTCRGSDGHNESLFQT; this comes from the coding sequence TTGATTACCAATAAAGAAGAGTTCGTCACCTGCAGCGGCGTCCTGTTGAAGCAAGTCGTTTTCCGAAACATGGAGAGCATGCTTGTGCCCGGCTTGCACTTCGCCGGGGACTGCCTGGACATGATGGAATTAGCGGCGGTTCAACTTCCAGGCGGCCTGGACGAGCGGACGACTTGCCGGGGAAGCGATGGCCACAACGAAAGCCTCTTTCAAACATGA
- a CDS encoding recombinase family protein — MYKIPRESIYEMMRQAILYSRYSSAQQRRGDTIRRQLANGKEYAEKLGLELVEITDEGVSAYKKKNNTNSGNLGTLLAAAEEGKIPNGTILIVESLDRVSRQSPLDALDIFKRFLKAGMEIHTLMDGQVYTWETVQSNLMLLMGSIMYMSRAYDESRHKSKRIGESIKKRKEKVISGEGIWLGSKPHWIRTVDGEVCVDEDSAETVRYIFKLYLEGYGASRVCKKINAEGIKSARGRKWEYKVVQDLLKNPAVYGVLRISGDEIENYYPAVVSKEDFNRAQHERALRTPKKGRASVNHKNVFSGLLKCGKCGNSMYFTQVGSVSRNDKRYHAYKCGTKRSSQCENPSIKFDIFRSIFFNWFKDLDYTALNKSGEDTKLIGLRQKLESQRGALLEVKEKEANWMKAIEAGLDIKAATEKINALQSEKNDLEFVIKEFEQEIFALENVAPVEPIELDGYEDFDAEQNDRLNYVLKRQIDKITLTSEKITGKIYNRLIRVHWKNGQVSTVFIQRGVGDLEREVLSFEEVSGPVKISGLESLGQLPDLMTNVDFYTEDAHSGNLVPIQSRKVELTEKMLWAACEKAGVPQSEAKRFVKSVLKLFYAENSARVNYSSQG, encoded by the coding sequence TTGTATAAAATCCCAAGAGAATCCATTTATGAGATGATGAGGCAAGCCATTCTATATTCTCGATACTCATCCGCGCAGCAACGGCGGGGAGACACGATTCGCAGGCAGTTGGCTAATGGTAAAGAGTATGCCGAGAAGTTGGGCTTGGAGCTTGTTGAAATTACAGATGAAGGGGTCAGCGCCTACAAAAAGAAAAATAACACGAATAGTGGCAATTTGGGGACATTGTTGGCTGCTGCAGAGGAAGGCAAAATCCCAAACGGAACCATCCTCATAGTAGAAAGTTTGGATCGTGTGTCACGCCAATCTCCTCTGGATGCGCTTGATATTTTTAAGCGCTTTTTGAAGGCGGGCATGGAGATTCACACGTTGATGGATGGGCAGGTTTACACCTGGGAGACAGTCCAATCCAATCTCATGCTGCTGATGGGTAGCATCATGTATATGTCCCGTGCTTATGATGAATCCCGGCACAAGAGCAAACGCATCGGCGAAAGCATAAAGAAACGAAAGGAAAAGGTCATTTCCGGAGAAGGTATTTGGCTTGGCTCGAAACCTCATTGGATTCGCACTGTAGACGGGGAGGTGTGTGTTGACGAAGATTCGGCCGAAACTGTGCGTTATATCTTTAAACTTTATTTAGAGGGCTACGGGGCTTCTCGTGTTTGCAAGAAGATCAATGCTGAGGGTATTAAAAGCGCACGTGGAAGGAAATGGGAATACAAAGTGGTTCAAGACTTATTAAAAAACCCCGCTGTCTATGGTGTTCTGCGTATTTCGGGTGATGAAATTGAGAACTACTATCCTGCCGTTGTCTCCAAGGAGGATTTCAACCGTGCGCAGCATGAGAGGGCATTACGGACTCCGAAAAAGGGAAGAGCCTCAGTGAATCATAAGAATGTGTTTTCGGGCCTCCTGAAGTGCGGAAAATGCGGCAATAGCATGTACTTTACTCAGGTTGGGAGTGTATCACGAAATGATAAGCGTTACCATGCTTACAAATGCGGTACGAAAAGAAGTAGCCAGTGCGAAAACCCGAGCATCAAATTTGATATATTCAGGTCTATTTTTTTCAACTGGTTCAAAGACCTTGACTATACTGCGCTGAATAAGAGCGGTGAGGACACTAAGCTCATTGGTTTGCGTCAAAAGCTGGAATCCCAGCGTGGAGCATTGCTCGAAGTTAAGGAAAAAGAGGCTAACTGGATGAAGGCGATTGAAGCTGGGCTTGATATCAAAGCTGCGACCGAGAAAATTAACGCATTGCAGAGTGAAAAGAATGACTTGGAATTCGTCATAAAAGAGTTTGAACAGGAAATCTTCGCTTTGGAAAATGTGGCTCCCGTTGAACCCATAGAATTGGACGGCTACGAGGATTTCGATGCGGAACAGAACGACCGCCTGAATTATGTCCTAAAACGCCAAATTGATAAAATCACCCTGACGAGTGAGAAAATTACGGGTAAGATTTATAATCGCCTGATTCGAGTGCATTGGAAAAACGGACAGGTCTCCACGGTATTCATACAAAGGGGCGTTGGGGACTTGGAACGGGAAGTCTTATCGTTTGAGGAGGTCAGCGGACCAGTTAAGATATCCGGGCTAGAATCACTTGGTCAGCTCCCGGACCTGATGACCAATGTCGACTTTTATACTGAGGATGCCCATTCTGGAAATCTTGTTCCTATTCAGTCCAGAAAAGTGGAGCTTACCGAGAAAATGCTATGGGCAGCTTGTGAGAAGGCGGGGGTCCCACAGTCGGAGGCAAAGCGATTTGTGAAATCGGTACTCAAACTTTTCTACGCCGAGAATTCCGCACGGGTGAACTATTCTTCTCAAGGCTAG